TTAGGTTGCCAAAAACTATTTCAGGAGTATTTGGTATGCTTGTATTTACCTTTTTTGACTTTTGTAGTAAAGTATTAAATAAGTCGAAATTTCTTTTAAACTTGCTTGACTGTATTTTTAGTTTTTTAAAGTCTTGTTCTTGTTTTAATTTTGAGCTAATAAATAACCAAACTGAAGCTATGGTAATAAACGTAAATCCAATTATTAAAGTCGTTTCTATTTTTAACATAGAAAATGTAGCGTAAGACAAAAAATAAATCGAAGCTTGTAATACTAAAATCGAAGCTATAGCTAAGCATAAAATACACCAGTTTTTAGATATTTTTATTTGATAGTAAATAGAGTATACTACAACGGAAGTTGCTGTTAAACTTATTAAATATAATGTGTTTATGGATGTGCTAGTAAGGCTAGTAAAGACAGTCGATATACTAATAGATAAAAAATAAACAAGGCTAATATCACTAAGTTTAATGTTTTTGTAAATGGTTGCTCCTTTAGAATTTAAAACAGTATTACAGTTTGTAGTTTTACTTTCTTGAGAGCAAATACTATCTATTATTTTTGAACTTATACCAAGGTCATGTTGTATAACTAGTAGGCTTACTGCAATTCCAGTTATGGCTAATCCAAAATAAATGGATGCATATAACCCAGGAGTAGAATAAATAAATAAAATAACTAGTAGTGCTAAAGCTGAAGCAAGCAATGGTTTTTCGTAACTTGTTGTCGAGACTTCGTTTGTGTTTTTTGTTTTGTCTTTTTCTACACCAACAACGATACCCGTAAACTTTTTTAAGAAGCTAGTTTGGTTTATAGATTTTTTTTCTTTGTTATTGTGTATTGTTTTATAGTTTTCTCCTTGTTTAATAACTAAAGCGAAATCAGTAACACTATCTATTTTTAATTGTGCTATAAAACTATTTGGTAATTGTTCTAGTGTTTCTTTATCTATGGGTACACGGATAGCAATGTTGTCTACGTTAAAATGACTTAGAACCCCCGTTATGGCATGTAAACTAGGATAAGAGGGATGGCTTTGTATTTGGAAGTCCAGCTCTTCACTATCAATATTTATTTTGTTTTTTTGAAGAAGGGACTGTACTAAAAAGGATAATGTGTCTTTCAAATTAATTAAGAATTTGGTTGTTTTCTTAATTGTTCTTACTTGTATCTATTTGTTACCCGTTATTATTGATTTTTTTAATATAAAGACTAATAATAAAGTAAAGAAAACACTTATAAGTTTGTAGTTTAGTAGTTTACTAGGTGTTTTTATTGGAGAATCATCACCTATTAAAATTAAAGACGACCAATAATAAGGAGATATTTGGCTTAAACTATGTGTGTTTAAGTAATCTAATTTAGCTTGTCTTAAGGCAGCGTTTTTAGACTTGCCTTTTTTTATGTATTTATAGAAAGACACTGTTATTTCTGAATTGGATTTATCATTAACATTCCACAAGGAGGAAATAACACTATTAGCACCTGAATAGAAAAAGCCTCTTGCAAGACTAAAAACGCCTTCTCCTTGGTTTGATTCTCCTAAAGAGCTTTTGCAAGAACTTAAGAATACTAAATCAGCCTGGTTTTTTGTTGTGTATAGTTCGTTAAGTTGTAGTTTTGTGTTTTTGAATGCTATCCAAGGGGGTATTGAATCGTTTGTGTCCGAATGGGTAGATAAGTGTACTATTTTATAGTTGTTTATGCTTTTTAGAAAACTATTTTTCGTTGCGTATTCATTATTTCTTGATTCTCCGGAAAATAAATTAGCTATAGTTTCAACTTCAGATTTACTGTGTGGTAAATTTTTAAGATTATCGTAGTTAAAATTAATTGGAGCAAAACTGATAAAAGTATTTTTAGGATTTCTTTTTATTCTATTGTTCTTTAGTAAGTGAGTGGCTGAATAGGCATAGCTTATTTCATGGTTTTTTATTAAGTAGTCGTTATTTTTAGTCAATAAAGCCTCAAAGGGAATACTTTGTAAGTCGCTGTCAGGAATAATTAACAATTTATTATTGACTAAAAGTGGTGTTATTTCTTCGGGTAATAAGTCGTTGTACAATGATTTTGCTATGTTTTCAAATTCAGTTTTTTCTTTTAAGCTTGATATTGGTTTTTTTATAAATTTTTTAAAGTCGGTTATTTTTCTATGAAATAGTTTAAGATTATTTATTTTGAATAAAATAGTCTTATCTTGGGTAATAGCAATACCGTATAAAACATTAAATTGATTTTCTGTCTTATCCCATAAATAGGAGATTATACAAGTGTTTTTTTCTTTTATTGTGTTTTGTAATGCTCTCAATGAGAGGATTTGATTTCGATTGTTTTTTGAGTTTTTATATGTAGGATAGTTTGCTTCTAGAGAGTCAGTTAATAATTTTAAAGTAACTTGCGTTTCAAATAAGTCCTTTTTTGCTTTAATTAGGGCTTCGTTTTTTAATATATTTATTTGATTCTCGAGTAAGTAGATAGTCTTTTTTAGAAGAGTTTCTCTTGTTTTTATACTATCAGGTAGTATAGGTTTGCTATTAAATGTTATTTCATTTAGTAAAAGCAAGGCTTTACTTTTTTCAGAAAAATAGAAAGCAGATCCAATATCATTTATTTCATGACTAATATGTATCCCTAAATAATAAAAATGATATGCTCTTTTTCTCCAATGTAATTTTGTTTTTTCCGTTTTTGTTTCTATAAAGAGTAAATCAAAAATTTTGTCGGCTAATTTTATAATGTTTAATCCTTTTGTTAAATACTTTTTGTCTTTTAATTTAATTAAAGCATAAGTTTTTTCAAATAAAGTGTTTAATAGGAGCTTTTTATTCTTGCACTTTTTGACATCATTTAAATTTATAAGATCACCATTTTTTGTTTTTGTTAAAATTTCAATAGCTCTATTGTGATTTTTAATAGCTGTTTTATAATCACTTAATAGATAGTTTACTATGCCTAAATTTGTGTATATATCGGGGAATGAAATGGAGTCATAACTAAGTGCTGTTTTAATAGTGTTTTGAGCTGTTTTTAATTGTTTTGAAGATGCATTTATGTTTATGTTTATTGTAGAAATATTTGAATAAGTTTTTGATATTTTTTTTGAGTCATTTAGCTTTTTTGCAATAATAATAGCTTTTTTGTAATATTTTATAGCATAATTAAAATTAGATAACGCTTTGTAATAATTGCCGATATTATTACAAAGCGAATACTTTATTTTATCGGTAAGACTGAAACTTTTTTCTATTTCTAAAGCTTCTTTTATAAAACTAATACTCTTGGTTATACTTTGTTTAGTGTTTAGGTTCCTATATGCTTTCGCTATATCTAGATAGTTTGAAACAAGGTTTTCGCATTTTTTATTCTTGTTATTTATATAAATTACTCTTTCTAAGTAGTCTATTTCTTTGTAGTAGTCATTTAAATTGTTATAACATTTGGCTATAAAACTCAGATTTTCAACATGTGATAAATCACATGTTTGCAATGTGTTATTTATAGCTTCTTGATACCGTTTGTTTTGCGCTAGTGACTTGGATTTGTTACAATCGCTATTGTTTTTTTTGATTTCGACGCTATTGAATGAAAAGTAAAGGAGGATTAACGAAATAAGCAATTTCACAGGCAATTATATTTTTTATTGAATTGTATTGTGGGAAAGGACTGAGGAGTAAAATTGGTCTATTTTATCATCAATTTCGTTAGCGACACAACAAGCTCTTGTAAACCAAAGTTCATTATTATTTACGACAGGTGTTGTTCCGGGTGCGGTTATAAAACCAACATATTCAAAATTTTTAATTTCAACTAGAAATTTAGTTTCATCATTATTGAAGTCTTCTCGTATGTCAGATTTTTGAGCCTCTGTTTTGTCTACAAGATAGTTTATTCTCATTACGGTTATATAATCTTCGTTTATATCAGGGCTCTCTATGATTAAAGGGAAAGAAGAATTAATATAATTAATTATTGTAGTTAAATTAGTGTTTTGATATCTAAGAATATCATAATCTATTTTTTTTGTCATAAATTCAATCTCGGTAAATGTTGCTATAAGGTTAGCTCTAAATATTGTTCTTTCATTCACAGTCATATTTGGTTTGTAGCGAATTAAAAAGAAGTGATCTCGTGGATCAACAATGTAATTTCTATTTATTGCGCTTTTTGGATTAAGTGCTGTTTTTTTACTGGTTGCAGTAGGGGATATTGTAAGGGGTATTTCACTTTCAATATTTTCCTTTGGTAAATGTTCTCTGGTGCAACCCGTAAATAAAGCAAAACTTATTATTAATAGTAGAAGGGCTTTTCTCGTTTGATTCATTTTCATTGTGTTTAGTTTGTATGTTAATACAAAAACGTTCCTAAATATATATATTTGTTACCCAGTTGTAACATTATTTTACGAAATCATTTTAATTACACCCTTCTTGGT
This portion of the Olleya sp. Bg11-27 genome encodes:
- a CDS encoding vitamin K epoxide reductase family protein, which translates into the protein MKDTLSFLVQSLLQKNKINIDSEELDFQIQSHPSYPSLHAITGVLSHFNVDNIAIRVPIDKETLEQLPNSFIAQLKIDSVTDFALVIKQGENYKTIHNNKEKKSINQTSFLKKFTGIVVGVEKDKTKNTNEVSTTSYEKPLLASALALLVILFIYSTPGLYASIYFGLAITGIAVSLLVIQHDLGISSKIIDSICSQESKTTNCNTVLNSKGATIYKNIKLSDISLVYFLSISISTVFTSLTSTSINTLYLISLTATSVVVYSIYYQIKISKNWCILCLAIASILVLQASIYFLSYATFSMLKIETTLIIGFTFITIASVWLFISSKLKQEQDFKKLKIQSSKFKRNFDLFNTLLQKSKKVNTSIPNTPEIVFGNLNASLNVTIITNPFCGHCKSVHNLIEDILKKYHNTINITVRFNITTSNLESNGVLVTSRLMELFNTKGEVICLEAMHDIYNNGDIKAWLDKWKRCNNTANYINSLEAENKWCVNNSINFTPEILINGKSYPKAYNRKDLTYFVEELNEAYTPQQTTSLQATL
- a CDS encoding CHAT domain-containing protein; the encoded protein is MKLLISLILLYFSFNSVEIKKNNSDCNKSKSLAQNKRYQEAINNTLQTCDLSHVENLSFIAKCYNNLNDYYKEIDYLERVIYINNKNKKCENLVSNYLDIAKAYRNLNTKQSITKSISFIKEALEIEKSFSLTDKIKYSLCNNIGNYYKALSNFNYAIKYYKKAIIIAKKLNDSKKISKTYSNISTINININASSKQLKTAQNTIKTALSYDSISFPDIYTNLGIVNYLLSDYKTAIKNHNRAIEILTKTKNGDLINLNDVKKCKNKKLLLNTLFEKTYALIKLKDKKYLTKGLNIIKLADKIFDLLFIETKTEKTKLHWRKRAYHFYYLGIHISHEINDIGSAFYFSEKSKALLLLNEITFNSKPILPDSIKTRETLLKKTIYLLENQINILKNEALIKAKKDLFETQVTLKLLTDSLEANYPTYKNSKNNRNQILSLRALQNTIKEKNTCIISYLWDKTENQFNVLYGIAITQDKTILFKINNLKLFHRKITDFKKFIKKPISSLKEKTEFENIAKSLYNDLLPEEITPLLVNNKLLIIPDSDLQSIPFEALLTKNNDYLIKNHEISYAYSATHLLKNNRIKRNPKNTFISFAPINFNYDNLKNLPHSKSEVETIANLFSGESRNNEYATKNSFLKSINNYKIVHLSTHSDTNDSIPPWIAFKNTKLQLNELYTTKNQADLVFLSSCKSSLGESNQGEGVFSLARGFFYSGANSVISSLWNVNDKSNSEITVSFYKYIKKGKSKNAALRQAKLDYLNTHSLSQISPYYWSSLILIGDDSPIKTPSKLLNYKLISVFFTLLLVFILKKSIITGNK